A region of Sulfuricella denitrificans skB26 DNA encodes the following proteins:
- a CDS encoding FemAB family XrtA/PEP-CTERM system-associated protein translates to MTPGDTAHWDQFVFGCHAATFFHRAGWKEVIERAFGHRTHFLLAEENGAIQGVLPLAENDSRLFGHSLSSLPFCVYGGIAASTEPARQALDEEAQKLAASLNVDFLEYRNTVPFHTDWPGKDLYVTFRKTIDPDVEANMLAIPRKQRAMVRKGIKAELASEIDNDVERFFSVFADNVHRHGTPALPKRYFALLQEVFGRDCEVLTVVKDEQVLSSVLSFYFRDEVLPYYAGDTLAARDVAANDFKYWELMRRACERGIKVFDYGRSKRGTGPFDFKKNWGFEPQPLHYEYQLHRAKTVPDTNPLNPKYRLFIKLWQHLPLSVANAIGPYIVRNLG, encoded by the coding sequence ATGACGCCGGGTGACACCGCACACTGGGATCAGTTCGTTTTCGGCTGTCACGCAGCCACATTTTTCCACCGCGCCGGCTGGAAAGAAGTGATAGAGCGCGCCTTCGGCCACCGCACCCACTTCCTGCTGGCCGAGGAGAACGGCGCCATCCAGGGCGTGCTGCCGTTGGCAGAAAACGACAGCCGACTCTTCGGGCATTCGTTATCTTCACTGCCGTTTTGTGTCTACGGCGGCATCGCCGCCAGCACTGAGCCGGCACGACAGGCGCTGGACGAGGAGGCGCAAAAACTGGCTGCAAGTCTCAACGTGGACTTCCTGGAATACCGCAACACAGTGCCTTTTCACACCGACTGGCCGGGCAAGGATCTGTACGTCACCTTCCGCAAGACCATTGATCCGGACGTGGAAGCCAACATGCTCGCCATTCCGCGCAAACAGCGCGCGATGGTGCGCAAGGGCATCAAGGCCGAGCTTGCTAGCGAGATCGACAACGATGTGGAGCGATTTTTTTCCGTGTTCGCGGACAATGTCCACCGCCATGGCACTCCCGCGCTGCCCAAGCGCTATTTTGCTCTGCTGCAAGAAGTATTCGGCAGAGATTGCGAAGTGCTGACTGTGGTAAAAGACGAACAAGTCTTAAGCAGCGTGCTAAGCTTTTATTTCCGCGACGAGGTACTACCCTACTATGCTGGCGACACGTTGGCAGCACGCGATGTTGCAGCCAACGATTTCAAATACTGGGAGCTGATGCGGCGCGCCTGCGAGCGCGGCATCAAGGTGTTCGATTATGGCCGCAGCAAGCGCGGCACCGGGCCATTCGACTTCAAGAAAAACTGGGGGTTCGAACCACAGCCGCTGCATTACGAATACCAGTTGCACCGAGCAAAGACCGTGCCGGACACCAATCCATTGAACCCCAAGTACCGGCTGTTCATCAAACTGTGGCAGCACTTGCCTCTGTCTGTGGCCAACGCAATCGGCCCGTATATCGTCAGGAATCTGGGGTAG
- a CDS encoding TIGR03087 family PEP-CTERM/XrtA system glycosyltransferase, which produces MQDILYLTHRIPYPPNKGDKIRSWHILKYLAQRYRVHLGTFVDDHDDWQHVDTVKKLCGETHFASLNPRTARLRSLGALTGKRPLTLDYYHNRGLQQWVDTVMKEQSIERVLVFSSAMAQYVMNARQARRIIDFVDIDSDKWRQYAEKKPWPMSWLYRRESRSLLSYERKVAYEFDASLFVSQAEADLFQQLAPESATKTSFFNNGVDAGYFSPAHEYPNPYHSDEAAIVFTGAMDYWPNIDAVQWFAREILPEVLASNPDVRFYIVGSRPTPQVQALTALAGVHVTGAVADIRPYLAHARLAVAPLRIARGIQNKVLEAMAMAKPVVASIQALEGIAAKIGEEVLLARDHKEFVATISTLLQHPQNNIGQAARARALADYTWERNLERVDDLLSPEPGMTFHSTATASKPIALTTAGVMHE; this is translated from the coding sequence ATGCAAGACATTCTGTATCTCACCCATCGCATCCCCTACCCGCCCAACAAGGGCGACAAAATCCGCTCCTGGCATATACTGAAGTACTTGGCGCAGCGTTATCGCGTGCATTTAGGCACCTTTGTCGATGACCACGACGACTGGCAACACGTGGATACAGTAAAGAAATTGTGCGGAGAGACCCATTTTGCATCCTTGAACCCGCGCACCGCGCGACTGCGCAGTCTGGGCGCGTTGACTGGCAAGCGGCCGCTAACGCTGGACTATTATCACAATCGCGGTTTGCAACAGTGGGTAGACACGGTAATGAAGGAACAGTCCATAGAACGCGTTCTGGTATTCTCTTCGGCCATGGCTCAGTACGTGATGAATGCCCGACAAGCACGGCGCATCATCGATTTCGTCGACATAGACTCGGATAAATGGCGGCAATATGCCGAGAAAAAACCCTGGCCCATGAGCTGGCTGTACCGGCGCGAAAGCCGCTCGCTGCTGAGCTACGAGCGAAAAGTCGCGTACGAATTCGACGCATCGCTATTCGTGTCCCAAGCGGAGGCCGATCTGTTTCAGCAACTTGCGCCGGAAAGCGCGACCAAGACCAGCTTCTTTAACAATGGGGTGGATGCCGGATATTTTTCACCCGCCCATGAGTATCCCAACCCTTACCATTCAGATGAAGCTGCCATCGTATTCACCGGCGCGATGGACTACTGGCCCAATATCGATGCAGTGCAATGGTTTGCGCGGGAAATCCTGCCTGAGGTGCTGGCCAGCAATCCTGATGTGCGCTTTTATATCGTCGGCTCCCGGCCCACACCCCAGGTACAGGCGCTCACGGCATTGGCTGGCGTGCACGTGACCGGCGCAGTGGCTGACATTCGTCCCTACCTTGCGCATGCCCGCCTTGCAGTGGCCCCACTACGCATTGCTCGCGGCATCCAGAACAAGGTGCTGGAGGCGATGGCCATGGCCAAGCCGGTGGTCGCCTCAATCCAGGCACTGGAAGGCATTGCCGCGAAGATTGGAGAAGAAGTTCTGCTGGCACGTGACCACAAAGAATTTGTCGCCACTATTTCGACCTTACTGCAACACCCCCAAAACAACATTGGCCAGGCCGCACGGGCACGAGCCCTGGCGGACTACACATGGGAACGCAACCTGGAACGTGTGGATGATTTACTTTCACCGGAACCGGGGAT